The genomic interval CTGCTCGGTCTCTGGAAAGATCACTTTGCCGGAGCCGAGAGCCTGCAGCAGCGACGAACTGCTTTCAAGGCGCTGATGGAAACGACGCCTGGGCCAACGCGCATCCAGGTTCGGCAGGTCGATGCCGACGGCGTCGATGCCGAGTTGATCTGGCCCGCCCGTCTTCATCATCCGATCGGTCAAAGGGTCATTCTCTATATTCATGGCGGCGGCTTCTCCAGCGGTTCGATCCGCACGCATAGCCTGCTTGCTGGTTCGCTTGCCAAGGCCGCGTCCAGTGACGTTCTCCTCATCGATTATCGATTGATGCCCGAATATGGCTATCCCGCCCAGATCAACGACGCGCTGACGGCCTATCGCTGGCTTCTCGACAACGGCTATCGCAGCGAAAACGTCGTCGTTGCAGGAGACGGCGCCGGCGGCAATCTCGCGCTCGAGACCGTACTGCGGCAGAAGCAGGCGGGAAAGCCGTTGCCGGCGGCAGTGATTGCGCTGAGCCCGATCACCGACCTTGCCGCGACCGGCGGATCGATGACATCGAATGCCGGAAGCGATCCGTTGGTCGACCGCGCCGCGATCGAGACTTTGCGCCAGGCCTATCTCGGCAGCCGGTCGGCGACCGATCCCCAGGCATCGCCGCTCTATGCCGACCTGACGGGTTTTCCGCCGCTGCTGCTGCAGGTCGGCTCCGGTGAAGTCCTGCTGGACGACACGCTGCGGCTCGCCGACAAGGCGCGCCAAGCGGGGGTTGACGTCACTGCCGAGGTCTGGCCGGGCATGCCCCATCAATGGCAGCTCTTTCCCTCGCTGCTCGATGATGCCGATCGCTCGAGCCAGAATATTGCCGAGTTTGCGATCCGGCATTTTGCCGACAAGCCCCAGGAATAAGGCCGCAAGGGCAGGCGGCGGCCTCTTGGCCTTGCATCACTGCGATCTGCCCCCCGACGGCGACGGCGCGAGAGGCCTCTCGACCTCGCGCCCGACGCTGAGCGTCTTTCGCACATTCGGTTCCAACCGCTCTATATAGGCGTGGTCGGGTGCGGCTCCTAGTGCGTCCAGCATTTTCGAGAAGAAGCACCTGGCCGCCGCTGCAGCTGTGACGTCGAAGACTTCGGCATCGCTCAGCCCGTATTTCTTCAGCCCGTCTATATCCTGTTGCGTGACCGAGGTTGCGTCGCGCGCCACTTTGGCGGCGAAGGCCATGACAGCCCGTTCACCGGCATCGATCGGCGCCTTCTCCGTCTCATTAACGACGGCCGTCAGCCCCTCGCTGGTAAAGCCCTCGCGCAGCAGCACGGAGCCGTGCGCCAGCATGCAATAAGAGGATTTCAGTTCCTTGGCTGCGGCCAGCGTCACCAGCTCGTAGCGCCGCAGGCTCATATGGCCGCGAATGCTCGAAAGCAGCGCTGCCCAGCTCTCCATCACCTCCGGCCGGTGACCGAAGGCGCGGTACATATTCGGCAGATAACCATAATTCGCCTCGGCAGAGGCGTACATCGACGTCGTCTTTTCGCTGACCGATGCGTTGGGGGTGTGAATGAAAGCCATGGCATGTCCTCCTCTATTGCGAGAAGGATAGGGTAGATCTGCCGGACAGCAATCCTGATGCATCAGTTCGAGCCGGCGCCGTCAGTGGCGAATATACCGGCCATGCCGAACACGTTGAAAGCCGAAGCATCGGGCAGCGTCGTTGCTCGCCGCAATGTCGCCGCTTCTCTTGATTGGAAGGATGACGGTGAACGTCGATCCGCATACTTTTGCACTTCGCACTTCCATCGAGCCGTGGTGCAGCTCAACGATTTGCTTCACAAGATTGAGGCCGATGCCCCTTCCGGCAATTCCCGTCGAAGTCCGGGTGCGGAAGTAACGTTGAAACAGCCGGGGTAGATCTTCGGCATCGATCCCCACTCCGTCGTCACTGATCGCAACCTTGACGTGGCCCGTCTTCTCCCAAGCCGCGACACGAATTTCGGAGGTGCCGGGCGCATATTTGACGGCATTGGAGAGCAGGTTGGTGAAGACTTGGGTTAGGGTGTGGGATCGGCATCGATGAATTTCGGCAGCCTGTCTATGTCAAGCACGAAGCTGTGCTCCTTCGAGATCGTCGAGCAATTCCAAGGAGAAGCGCGCCGCGTTTCTGCTTTTCCTAGCCGAGCTGGGCCAGTTGCTCGTCAAGCAGATCAAGTCTGTCTTCGCCCACCTCGCTGACATCACTCGGCAGGGGGTCGCCGGACCGCGATTTAAATCGTTCCAAAAACGAACTTCCGTTAGCGGCGTCGTAACGACGGTAGAAACCGAATGAGCTAGGGTATTCCGTTCAAATACCTCTTGACATTTTTGGAACGTTCCAAATAAATGAGCGTCAGTTGGCGACAACGTCGGGGAGGACCAAGTGAAAACGACGCGGGTGACTGTCATCGACATTGCGAAGGCGGCCGGCGTCTCAAAGTCGACGGTATCGCTGGTGCTTCAGGGCTCCTCGCTCGTCAACGAAGCAACGCGCGCCAAGGTCAATGACGTGATGCGGGAGCTCGGCTACGTCTACAATCGCGGCGCAGCCAATCTCCGGCAGGCCGGCGCTAAGTCGAGGATTATCGGCGTCGTCGTGAACGATCTGACGAACAGCTTCTTTGCGGAGCTGGCGGTTGGTGTCGATATGGTCGTTCAGTCGGCCGGTTTCGTGCAGTTCCTGTCGAACACCGGCGAGAGCATCGACAGGCAGCGCGAAGTCGTCGCATCGATGCGCGAGCACGGCATTTCCGGTCTCATCGTTTCTCCGGCACGTGCCACCGATGCCTCCGACTTCAAGCCTCTGGTGGCGGCAGGCATTCCTGTGGTGGTCGTCGTGCGTAGCCTGCCCGGCGCCAAAGTTTCGTCCATCGTCTCGGACAACCGGGCCGGCATGACATCAGCCGTTCGACACCTGGTGGGGCTGGGCCACAAGCGCATCGCCTTTCTCGGCGGCTTCCCCGACACCGCCGTCTTCGATGACCGTCTTGCCGGTTACCGAAGCGCAGTCGAGGCGGCCGGGCTCGGTTACGACGAAGGGCTCGTCATTGCGTCCGCGCCCTCGCGGGCAGGCGGGGTGGAGGCGATCGGAAAAGCGATCGCTTTTGGCAACCAGCCCACTGCGGCCGTCTGCTTTAACGATGCCGTCGCCTTCGGGGTTTGCGACGGATTGCGTGCGCGCCGCCTGGAGCCTGGCGCCGACTTCGCAGTCGTCGGCTTCGACGACGTCATCGAGGCTCAGGCAGCAGTTCCCGCGCTGACCACCGTCTCGGTCGATCCGCAGGGTATTGGGCGGCGGGGCGCGCAGATGCTTCTCAAGCAGATCAACGCCGGCAAGGCTGAGGCGGAAATGGTGACGACGGCCGTTCGGCTGGTTGTCCGCGACAGCTGCGGAGCCGGTAAAGCCATGCCGGCGGCGGCCGGCACGGCGTGAAAATTGAAACAGGATTCCGAGTGACGCACATGAAGAAGCATCTCCCCCCAGCCGAAGCAGCGGCACTGATCCCGGACGGGGCTGTCGTGACGGTGTCTTCTTCAAGCGGTCTCGGCTGTCCTGATCTTATGCTGAAGGCGATCGGCGAGCGTTTCGAGGAGACCGGCCATCCCCTTGGCATCACGACCCTTCACCCGATCGCGGCCGGCGACATGAGCGGCATCAAGGGTGTCGACTATATCGCCAAGAAGGGCTTGCTCAAGCGCATCATCGGCGGTTCCTATCCATCGGGGCCGTCCTCATCAGAACCGCCGCTGATCTGGCAGATGATCACCGGCAACGAGATTCCGGCCTATAACATCCCCTCCGGCATCCTGTTCGATATCCATCGCGAGGCCGCTGCAAAGCGGCCGGGCGTCCTGACAAAGGTCGGCATCGATACCTTCGTCGATCCCCGGCGGCAGGGCTGCGCAATGAATGAACGGGCGTCGGACGATCCAGTGGTCAAGCGCGTGAGCTTCGAAGGGGATGATTGGCTGTTCTTCCCCTCGATCGTCCCTCAGGTCGCCATCATCCGCGCCACCACAGCCGACGAGCGCGGCAACCTCACCTATGAACATGAAGGCGCCTATCTCGGCGGCCTCGACCAGGCGCTTGCCGCCCGCAACAATGGCGGCATCGTCATCGCGCAGGTCAAGCGGATTACCAAGGAAGGCTCGCTGAAGCCGCATGACGTCCGGGTGCCGGGGATGCTCGTCGATTATGTGATCGTCGATCCCGATCAGAAGCAGACGACGCAAACCGGATATGATCCGGCAATTTCGGGAGAGATCTTCAGCCCGCTCGATAGCTTCAGCGTTCCGGAATTCAACGTTCAGAAGGTGATCGCGCGCCGCGTCGCGCAGGAGCTCGAGGCCGGAAGCTGCGTCAATCTTGGCTTCGGCATCTCGGCCAACGTGCCGCGGATCCTGCTGGAGGAGGGGCTGCACGGCGCCGTCACCTGGGTCATCGAGCAGGGGGCGGTCGGCGGCGTGCCGCTGCTCGACTTCGCCTTCGGCTGCGCCTCCAATGCCGACGCCTATATGCCGTCTCCCTATCAGTTCACCTATTTCCAGGGCGCCGGTTTCGATGCGTCGCTCCTGTCCTTCCTCGAGATCGGCAAGGACGGATCGGTCAACGTCTCGAAGCTGTCGTTCCGGCCGCATGTGACGGCCGGCGCCGGCGGCTTCGTCGACATCACGGCGCGGGCGAAGAAGATCGTCTTCTCAGGCATGTTCAACGCCGGA from Rhizobium lentis carries:
- a CDS encoding LacI family DNA-binding transcriptional regulator, producing the protein MKTTRVTVIDIAKAAGVSKSTVSLVLQGSSLVNEATRAKVNDVMRELGYVYNRGAANLRQAGAKSRIIGVVVNDLTNSFFAELAVGVDMVVQSAGFVQFLSNTGESIDRQREVVASMREHGISGLIVSPARATDASDFKPLVAAGIPVVVVVRSLPGAKVSSIVSDNRAGMTSAVRHLVGLGHKRIAFLGGFPDTAVFDDRLAGYRSAVEAAGLGYDEGLVIASAPSRAGGVEAIGKAIAFGNQPTAAVCFNDAVAFGVCDGLRARRLEPGADFAVVGFDDVIEAQAAVPALTTVSVDPQGIGRRGAQMLLKQINAGKAEAEMVTTAVRLVVRDSCGAGKAMPAAAGTA
- a CDS encoding alpha/beta hydrolase gives rise to the protein MAATLLLTAAAVAQDLGPQSQASRQQVEKLLGLWKDHFAGAESLQQRRTAFKALMETTPGPTRIQVRQVDADGVDAELIWPARLHHPIGQRVILYIHGGGFSSGSIRTHSLLAGSLAKAASSDVLLIDYRLMPEYGYPAQINDALTAYRWLLDNGYRSENVVVAGDGAGGNLALETVLRQKQAGKPLPAAVIALSPITDLAATGGSMTSNAGSDPLVDRAAIETLRQAYLGSRSATDPQASPLYADLTGFPPLLLQVGSGEVLLDDTLRLADKARQAGVDVTAEVWPGMPHQWQLFPSLLDDADRSSQNIAEFAIRHFADKPQE
- a CDS encoding carboxymuconolactone decarboxylase family protein, encoding MAFIHTPNASVSEKTTSMYASAEANYGYLPNMYRAFGHRPEVMESWAALLSSIRGHMSLRRYELVTLAAAKELKSSYCMLAHGSVLLREGFTSEGLTAVVNETEKAPIDAGERAVMAFAAKVARDATSVTQQDIDGLKKYGLSDAEVFDVTAAAAARCFFSKMLDALGAAPDHAYIERLEPNVRKTLSVGREVERPLAPSPSGGRSQ
- a CDS encoding acyl CoA:acetate/3-ketoacid CoA transferase; its protein translation is MKKHLPPAEAAALIPDGAVVTVSSSSGLGCPDLMLKAIGERFEETGHPLGITTLHPIAAGDMSGIKGVDYIAKKGLLKRIIGGSYPSGPSSSEPPLIWQMITGNEIPAYNIPSGILFDIHREAAAKRPGVLTKVGIDTFVDPRRQGCAMNERASDDPVVKRVSFEGDDWLFFPSIVPQVAIIRATTADERGNLTYEHEGAYLGGLDQALAARNNGGIVIAQVKRITKEGSLKPHDVRVPGMLVDYVIVDPDQKQTTQTGYDPAISGEIFSPLDSFSVPEFNVQKVIARRVAQELEAGSCVNLGFGISANVPRILLEEGLHGAVTWVIEQGAVGGVPLLDFAFGCASNADAYMPSPYQFTYFQGAGFDASLLSFLEIGKDGSVNVSKLSFRPHVTAGAGGFVDITARAKKIVFSGMFNAGAKLSIADRALVIEKEGKLKKLVNEVEHVTFSGGRAIEQRQDITYVTERCVMKLTPDGIALTEIAPGVDLQTHILDQSEFPLIVAPDLKVMDAALFREAEIGLSLPAKKARTLEGTFNG